Genomic segment of Paenibacillus polymyxa:
CGAAGGTTCGAGTCCTTCATGGCTCATCAGAAGTCATCAACCTATAGTTGATGGCTTTTTTTGTATTGTTTTAAGTTATGTTTTAATATAGCTTTTTTATTTTACGGTATCGACAGGTTATAATGAGTTCATTATGTTCGCTTAGTGCTTATTCTATATTCTAAAAAAGTGAAGTGGTGATCGCGTGACTCTGGATACAGAATGGATTCAACAACAGCTTCAGAATATTATTCAAGCGCCTTTTACCATAGTGCCTTGGTACCCGGAAATGATGGCAGAGGGAGAGACAGCCGATTCAGTTATACCGGATAGATCGTTTGTCCATGACAACAAGCTATATTTTCCGTTTCGTGCGTCGGCAGGTGAACTGGCTGCCTTTGTGGTAGAGGCCAGATATTTGACGGATCGAGAACGGAAACTGGTAGAAGCGCTATTGGGGAACATGGAGCAGGTCTGGCAGAACGGTCCACAATTGTCGGATAACCCAGTTTATAGCGAGGAAGAGCGGATGAATCGTTTTGGACAATGGCTCATACAGCAGGCTGCCAATCTAAACAGGGAAGAAGAGGTTCCTGATGAATTGCAGCTTCGTGATTCGCTATCAGCGTGTATGGTTCCGATTTTACTGAATGGAGAGGGAACACAGGAGGGGGCTATTACTTATACGCAGCTCCATCGATTGTTCGCGAGCTATTTTGGAGGGGATGTGTTACTTACTCCATTGGACGAACAGTCTTGGCTGATTATGGCTAAAAAGGAGCTTTTATTAGGAGCCGACGATGAACGGGATAAAGACACTGAGTCCAGGGATGCAGATTTTACGGAATCGCTGGAGGAGGTTCTTACAGCTTTTAGCTTGGGCCTATATGAGCTTATTGCGAATGAGTGGGTGGGTGTATTCCATTTGGCGGTTTCTAAGCCTTCGATCCCTTTGCAAAGTCTTCCCCAAGAGCTGAATTTGTTATGGGAGACGATACATCTGGGCAAGATTTTTCATGTAACAGAGCACATCCACTTTTCATGGGAGCTTCATTTAGAAAGGCTGTTAAACCGCATTCCCAAGGAACAACGCGTACTATTTTTAGAGCAGGTAATGAAATCATCTGTCATACTGGAAGACTCAGAAACGATGGCTACATTAGATATCTTTTTTCAACTGGATTGTAATGTGAGTGAGACAGCTAAGCGCCTCTATGTACATCGAAATACGTTGATTTACCGTTTGGACAAGATCAAACAGGAGACTGGATTGGACGTGCGGACGTTTAATGATGCGGTTTTGGTCAAGCTCTATCTCCTATTGTACAAAGTGACAAAAAGGAAATAGCATTTTTGTGCAGTTTGCGAATAGCCACGTTACGGGGACTAGGGTAAGATACAAGTAAGAAATGTATTCGATTTCATAACTTGATCTTAGGGAGGCAAAAGCTATGGCTGGTGTACGTTTAGAGCATATTTTCAAGAAATATCCGGGTGCAGATAAAGCTACGGTTGTTGATGTCAATTTGGACATTCAAGATAAAGAGTTTCTCGTATTGGTTGGTCCTTCCGGTTGTGGTAAATCTACTACGCTCCGTATGATTGCTGGTCTGGAGGAAATTTCAGACGGTAAATTGTACATTGGAGATCGTGTTGTGAACGACGTGGCTCCAAAGGACCGCGATATTGCGATGGTATTCCAATCCTATGCCTTGTATCCGCATATGAATGTATACCAAAACATGGCTTTTGGTCTAAAGCTCCGTAAGGTGAAGAAAGAAGAAATTGACAAACGTGTACGTGAAGCGGCTAAAATCCTTGATATTGAACATCTGCTGGATCGTAAGCC
This window contains:
- a CDS encoding PucR family transcriptional regulator, with product MTLDTEWIQQQLQNIIQAPFTIVPWYPEMMAEGETADSVIPDRSFVHDNKLYFPFRASAGELAAFVVEARYLTDRERKLVEALLGNMEQVWQNGPQLSDNPVYSEEERMNRFGQWLIQQAANLNREEEVPDELQLRDSLSACMVPILLNGEGTQEGAITYTQLHRLFASYFGGDVLLTPLDEQSWLIMAKKELLLGADDERDKDTESRDADFTESLEEVLTAFSLGLYELIANEWVGVFHLAVSKPSIPLQSLPQELNLLWETIHLGKIFHVTEHIHFSWELHLERLLNRIPKEQRVLFLEQVMKSSVILEDSETMATLDIFFQLDCNVSETAKRLYVHRNTLIYRLDKIKQETGLDVRTFNDAVLVKLYLLLYKVTKRK